The following coding sequences are from one Cenarchaeum symbiosum A window:
- a CDS encoding Zn-dependent alcohol dehydrogenase (COG1064) → MAGMRAMVLNKTGPIEENPLELAEIERHRVNGPREVLLKIQACGVCHSQLHSIEGDWKHLGIPPALPTVPGHEVVGEVVETGPGVTKFSVGDHAGVSPLLESCMDCAYCTGGREYLCDSSTILGESMRGGYAEYLNVSEDFATLVPADMNPEHAAPLFCAGITAYKAVKAAGPAPGSRVGIFGIGGVGHMAVQFARLAGAEVTAVSRSAEHLQVAAELGASSTAVFGSELPGGPLDTAIVFAPSDAATTAAIRAVKKGGTIVVGTIGEIRGFVAFEEKTIRGTLIGSPRDMEDVIRIAHENSLQVVTERFPLEGANEALQKLKNSKIKARAVLVP, encoded by the coding sequence ATGGCCGGCATGCGCGCGATGGTACTGAACAAGACGGGCCCAATAGAGGAGAACCCGCTGGAGCTTGCAGAAATTGAGAGGCACCGCGTGAACGGTCCCAGGGAGGTGCTGCTAAAGATACAGGCCTGCGGGGTCTGCCATTCCCAACTGCACAGCATAGAGGGCGACTGGAAGCACCTCGGGATACCGCCCGCCCTGCCGACTGTCCCCGGCCACGAGGTTGTGGGCGAGGTGGTCGAGACGGGCCCCGGCGTCACAAAGTTCTCTGTAGGGGACCACGCCGGAGTCTCGCCGCTGCTCGAATCGTGCATGGACTGTGCATACTGTACCGGCGGCAGGGAATATCTCTGCGATTCTTCGACGATACTAGGCGAGTCCATGAGAGGAGGATATGCGGAATACCTCAACGTCTCAGAAGACTTTGCAACTTTAGTTCCCGCGGACATGAATCCAGAGCACGCGGCGCCGCTATTCTGCGCCGGCATAACAGCATACAAGGCGGTAAAGGCGGCAGGCCCCGCACCGGGCAGCAGGGTTGGCATATTCGGCATAGGAGGTGTGGGGCACATGGCTGTACAGTTTGCGCGCCTTGCAGGAGCAGAGGTGACGGCAGTCTCGCGCAGCGCCGAGCACCTCCAGGTGGCTGCAGAACTTGGCGCCTCGTCGACTGCAGTCTTTGGCAGCGAGCTGCCCGGAGGGCCGCTGGATACTGCCATAGTCTTTGCACCTTCAGATGCAGCAACTACCGCGGCCATCAGAGCCGTCAAAAAGGGCGGCACCATTGTAGTCGGCACAATCGGGGAGATAAGGGGCTTTGTGGCCTTTGAGGAAAAGACCATCCGGGGCACGCTAATAGGATCCCCGCGGGACATGGAGGATGTAATCAGAATAGCACACGAGAACTCTCTTCAGGTGGTCACCGAGAGATTTCCCCTCGAGGGAGCAAATGAAGCGCTCCAAAAACTCAAGAACTCTAAAATCAAGGCAAGGGCCGTGCTCGTGCCCTGA
- a CDS encoding tRNA pseudouridine synthase D (COG0585), with protein sequence MEKPAAAAPAIDAKVGISGYSTIFPGTGGRIRERHEDFEVSEVLTDAALNKIGSGGYAVYILKKRGMDTSHALRRAAKAGLRLKALGLKDAAAVTEQYVCSMRKGPAKAWSSGTISLSHAGYVERPLSGKDMAGNRFSIRITGTHGDASEFDGYNSIPNHYGYQRFGSARPVSHLIGRAIVKGDFDWAVDLLLSHPSEYDSTEKAELRRSLGDREKLAGKMGDIPPGMDLERTAAAELVRHGDARRALAALPSSMAGFFVQAYQSYIFNKTLSGTDELQPAEGDVCYTKGLLGRYSDGTGQYLAIPTVGYAYFRKTRFDGPVSGILKEEGVRPADFGVKELPKAAAEGGFRQAVIGCSDARSGPDRAEFTLSRGSYATMVMREIIKPSDPIASGF encoded by the coding sequence ATGGAGAAGCCCGCGGCCGCCGCGCCCGCAATAGACGCAAAGGTGGGCATCTCCGGGTATTCGACTATCTTTCCCGGGACAGGGGGCCGCATCCGGGAGAGGCACGAGGACTTTGAGGTATCAGAGGTGCTCACGGATGCCGCCCTGAACAAAATAGGCAGCGGCGGCTACGCCGTGTACATACTGAAAAAGCGCGGCATGGACACAAGCCACGCCCTGCGGAGGGCCGCCAAGGCGGGCCTGCGGCTCAAGGCGCTCGGCCTCAAGGATGCGGCAGCTGTAACGGAACAGTACGTCTGCTCCATGAGAAAGGGCCCTGCCAAGGCCTGGTCGTCAGGCACAATATCCCTCTCCCATGCAGGGTATGTAGAGAGGCCGCTCTCCGGCAAGGACATGGCAGGCAACAGGTTCTCGATCAGGATAACTGGAACACACGGGGATGCCTCGGAATTTGACGGGTACAATTCAATACCGAACCACTACGGGTACCAGCGGTTCGGCTCGGCTAGGCCCGTCTCCCACCTGATAGGCAGGGCAATAGTAAAGGGCGACTTTGACTGGGCTGTAGACCTGCTGCTCTCGCACCCTTCGGAGTATGACAGCACAGAAAAGGCGGAGCTTCGCAGGAGTCTTGGCGACAGGGAAAAGCTCGCGGGGAAAATGGGAGATATCCCGCCGGGGATGGACCTCGAGAGGACGGCTGCTGCCGAGCTGGTCCGGCACGGGGATGCCCGGCGCGCGCTTGCCGCCCTACCCTCGTCGATGGCGGGATTTTTCGTCCAGGCGTACCAGTCGTACATATTCAACAAGACGCTCAGCGGGACCGATGAGCTGCAGCCCGCAGAAGGAGACGTCTGTTATACAAAAGGCCTGCTAGGCAGGTATTCAGACGGAACAGGGCAGTACCTTGCCATACCGACCGTCGGGTATGCGTACTTTAGAAAGACCCGGTTTGACGGCCCCGTCTCGGGGATACTAAAGGAAGAGGGCGTCCGGCCGGCGGACTTTGGGGTAAAGGAGCTGCCAAAGGCGGCGGCAGAAGGAGGATTTAGGCAGGCAGTCATAGGGTGCAGCGATGCCCGTTCGGGCCCGGACAGGGCCGAGTTTACCCTGTCGAGGGGATCATACGCCACAATGGTGATGAGGGAGATAATAAAGCCGTCAGACCCCATTGCGAGCGGCTTCTAG
- a CDS encoding streptogramin lyase (COG4257), which produces MPGAMQDNMSAATFTGTPADNFPDVQRAQYCGTGEASSSRFITEYKIPTDCTQPLAITTDPDGNVWFAQVNTGRIAKFDPATEEFAEYDNPRWPQQGRSMFWGIDYHEGELWYTDEAYDSIWKYSVENGTYDRLDYPASDDSLPQKIEVSEERIIINDFTGGKITFLGMEGEASEYEEFPVPVNATLSDTGDAIHGYDLPSPVNYSLAGDFGLDAAGNIWYTNWIFQGSGVLVRFDPDGYSANASAADYLRVYELPADMETPNGAAVGPDGRIWIADTSSSFFFSFDPIFGGFTKYVTSGLQESSYGNATGVIRDPVSRPYWMEVDDSGRLVFNEQTANRLGVFDPAEEMLVEYTIPSKNPNWADCGENTDCGLAQTFGIALDGEKVWFTEWVENNIGVLDTSVPLPYEIEVGGEITVPRDGTAEISFTVVPLGGSSGKVRMVAADTAAFRDIVIEPDVLELGELDGPRTIDLTINTGSFAIKGTHKVLLGVQDDDVSVSRYVTVNIV; this is translated from the coding sequence ATGCCCGGGGCCATGCAGGACAACATGAGCGCGGCCACCTTTACCGGGACGCCGGCGGACAACTTTCCGGACGTGCAAAGGGCGCAGTACTGTGGGACCGGCGAGGCGTCGTCTAGCAGGTTCATCACAGAGTACAAGATCCCCACCGACTGCACGCAGCCGCTTGCGATAACGACCGACCCCGACGGCAACGTCTGGTTCGCCCAGGTCAACACGGGCAGGATAGCCAAGTTCGACCCGGCCACGGAAGAGTTTGCAGAATATGACAACCCGCGCTGGCCGCAGCAGGGCCGCTCGATGTTCTGGGGGATTGACTACCACGAGGGCGAGCTGTGGTATACGGACGAGGCGTACGACAGCATCTGGAAGTACTCTGTAGAGAACGGCACGTACGACCGCCTGGACTATCCGGCATCCGACGATTCGCTCCCACAAAAGATAGAGGTGTCAGAGGAGAGGATAATAATAAACGACTTTACCGGGGGCAAGATCACGTTTCTCGGCATGGAGGGGGAGGCCTCTGAATACGAGGAATTCCCGGTGCCCGTCAACGCGACGCTGTCAGATACCGGCGATGCGATACACGGGTACGACCTGCCATCGCCGGTCAACTATTCGCTGGCGGGCGACTTTGGGCTGGATGCGGCAGGCAACATCTGGTATACCAACTGGATATTCCAGGGCAGCGGCGTCCTGGTCAGGTTCGACCCGGATGGCTACTCGGCAAACGCGTCTGCGGCAGACTATCTAAGGGTGTACGAGCTTCCCGCAGACATGGAGACGCCCAACGGGGCGGCAGTGGGGCCCGACGGCCGCATCTGGATAGCCGATACGTCGAGCAGCTTTTTTTTCTCCTTTGATCCCATCTTTGGCGGGTTTACAAAATATGTGACATCGGGGCTGCAAGAGTCCTCGTACGGGAATGCCACCGGCGTGATAAGGGACCCGGTATCCAGGCCGTACTGGATGGAGGTCGACGATTCCGGCAGGCTTGTATTCAACGAGCAGACCGCAAACCGGCTGGGCGTCTTCGACCCGGCAGAAGAGATGCTCGTCGAGTATACGATACCCTCCAAGAATCCCAACTGGGCCGACTGCGGTGAGAATACCGACTGCGGGCTGGCACAGACGTTCGGGATAGCTCTCGATGGCGAAAAGGTGTGGTTTACAGAATGGGTCGAGAACAACATAGGCGTGCTGGATACCTCGGTCCCGCTCCCGTATGAGATAGAGGTGGGCGGCGAGATAACCGTCCCGAGGGACGGCACGGCCGAGATCTCCTTTACGGTCGTCCCGCTGGGGGGATCGTCCGGAAAAGTGCGGATGGTAGCTGCAGATACTGCGGCATTTAGGGACATAGTGATAGAGCCGGATGTCCTCGAGCTAGGCGAGCTCGACGGGCCGCGCACCATAGACCTTACGATAAATACAGGATCCTTTGCGATAAAGGGGACCCACAAGGTCCTGCTCGGCGTGCAGGATGATGACGTGTCGGTCTCTAGATACGTGACCGTCAACATAGTGTGA
- a CDS encoding DNA modification methylase (COG0863), whose amino-acid sequence MAASRKKDKLAVAARSPRPRRDSARLGPGRNRIYCGDAAAVLAKLGDGSVDLAVTSPPYDNLRDYQGYSFDFDGICSQLYRVLRKGGVLVWVVGDRIAGGRSLTSFRQGLAFQDLGFSMHDIMIYRKKNTPFMRSNAYTNCYEFMFVLSKGRPRVFRPIMEKTKRSGMEMLVHNKKSDGINKKTLAELKPEKTRTNIWDYAVGLGGTTCDRFAFKHPAMFPEKLAQDHILSWSKPGDLVLDPMCGSGTTCKMAAANGRDYIGIEISKEYAAIARRRMAGIQKRISAQP is encoded by the coding sequence ATGGCGGCCTCTAGAAAAAAGGACAAGCTGGCAGTTGCTGCGAGGTCCCCCCGGCCGCGCCGGGATTCTGCGCGGCTCGGCCCGGGCAGAAACCGCATCTATTGCGGGGATGCTGCTGCAGTGCTGGCAAAGCTGGGGGACGGCTCGGTTGACCTGGCAGTCACGTCCCCCCCGTATGACAATCTGCGCGATTATCAGGGGTACTCGTTTGACTTTGACGGCATATGCTCGCAGCTATACAGGGTGTTGAGGAAAGGGGGGGTGCTGGTATGGGTTGTAGGCGACAGGATAGCCGGGGGCAGGAGCCTGACCAGCTTTCGGCAGGGGCTTGCATTCCAGGACCTGGGGTTCTCTATGCATGATATTATGATATACCGCAAAAAGAACACCCCGTTTATGAGGAGCAACGCATACACGAACTGTTACGAGTTCATGTTTGTGCTCTCAAAGGGGCGCCCCCGGGTATTCCGCCCTATAATGGAGAAGACAAAAAGAAGCGGCATGGAAATGCTGGTGCACAATAAAAAATCTGACGGGATAAACAAAAAGACGCTGGCTGAGCTAAAGCCTGAAAAGACCAGGACCAATATCTGGGATTATGCCGTGGGCCTTGGCGGCACTACCTGCGACAGGTTTGCCTTCAAGCACCCTGCCATGTTCCCCGAAAAGCTTGCACAAGACCACATACTCTCATGGAGCAAGCCGGGTGATCTTGTGCTTGATCCGATGTGCGGGTCGGGCACCACCTGTAAAATGGCCGCAGCCAACGGCCGCGACTATATCGGGATAGAAATATCAAAGGAATATGCGGCAATAGCACGGCGGCGCATGGCGGGAATACAAAAGAGAATATCCGCCCAGCCTTGA
- a CDS encoding peptidyl-tRNA hydrolase (COG1990): MGGLGPRSYLTQLRAIPCMSPIKQVVAVRTDLGMGKGKIAAQVGHACVMGAERVRRSHPEWFELWWPRQEKVVVRVRGPVELEEIKKMAASLGIPWSEVSDAGHTQVEPGTITCISIGPAPESMVDRVTGDMKLL, from the coding sequence ATGGGCGGTCTTGGGCCGCGCAGTTATTTAACTCAGTTGAGGGCCATCCCGTGTATGAGCCCGATAAAGCAGGTGGTCGCGGTAAGGACCGACCTTGGAATGGGAAAGGGCAAGATAGCAGCGCAGGTGGGCCACGCGTGCGTCATGGGCGCCGAGCGCGTAAGAAGGTCGCACCCCGAGTGGTTCGAGCTGTGGTGGCCCCGGCAGGAGAAGGTGGTCGTCCGGGTGCGGGGCCCCGTCGAGCTCGAAGAGATCAAAAAGATGGCAGCCTCCCTGGGGATACCGTGGTCGGAGGTCTCCGACGCAGGCCACACCCAGGTGGAGCCCGGGACTATAACGTGCATATCGATAGGGCCCGCCCCCGAGAGCATGGTCGACAGGGTGACCGGAGATATGAAGCTGCTCTAG